In a genomic window of Aeromicrobium panaciterrae:
- a CDS encoding SDR family oxidoreductase, which translates to MTESSPRVVVITGAASGIGYATAELFRDEGAIVFGLDISSTVPDGVTYVECNVADRASVDAAIAVCAQHGHIDVLANVAGIVQFGRFAEIEEDLWDRVHAIDLKGPFMMSQAALPYLEECNGNIVNVSSVAGNAPQPYSVAYAAAKGGLTMMTRSLALELTPKNIRVNAICPGTVATPLVDAVAATFPSDLEPRLMERIFGMLPGPPITPTELGSAIVYLASPSARMITGAVLAFDAGMS; encoded by the coding sequence ATGACCGAGTCCAGCCCACGCGTCGTTGTCATCACCGGTGCAGCTTCCGGCATTGGCTATGCAACAGCAGAGCTCTTCCGCGACGAAGGCGCGATCGTCTTCGGCCTCGATATCTCTTCGACCGTTCCGGACGGCGTGACGTACGTCGAGTGCAACGTTGCCGATCGTGCCTCCGTCGACGCCGCCATCGCCGTATGCGCTCAGCACGGGCACATTGACGTACTCGCCAACGTTGCCGGCATCGTTCAGTTCGGCAGGTTCGCGGAGATCGAAGAAGACCTGTGGGATCGGGTGCACGCGATCGACCTCAAGGGCCCGTTCATGATGTCGCAGGCGGCGTTGCCGTACCTCGAGGAGTGCAACGGCAATATCGTCAACGTCTCGTCTGTTGCCGGCAATGCGCCTCAGCCCTATTCGGTTGCTTATGCGGCGGCGAAGGGCGGACTGACCATGATGACCCGATCGCTGGCCCTCGAGCTGACGCCCAAAAACATCCGCGTCAACGCAATTTGCCCGGGCACCGTCGCCACTCCGTTGGTGGACGCCGTGGCGGCAACGTTCCCGTCAGACCTGGAGCCTCGCCTGATGGAACGGATCTTCGGGATGCTTCCTGGTCCGCCCATCACCCCGACCGAGCTCGGCTCCGCGATCGTCTACCTCGCGTCGCCCTCCGCGCGGATGATCACGGGAGCCGTCCTGGCGTTCGACGCCGGAATGAGCTGA
- a CDS encoding nuclear transport factor 2 family protein — MPLSDGDHIRGLLGTYCRLIDAGDFAGIGTLMADAVLMTEDGTPIATGAEEIAGLYAGIVTVHADGTPGTQHVVANTALEELDGAIRARSTYLVFQAVTGLPLQPIITGSYVDTFDQDSTGTWRFVERRFSIGRSGDLTHHLAPGVIG, encoded by the coding sequence ATGCCACTGTCAGACGGCGATCACATTCGCGGCCTCCTGGGGACCTACTGTCGTTTGATCGATGCGGGTGACTTCGCCGGCATCGGCACGCTGATGGCCGATGCGGTGTTGATGACCGAGGACGGTACGCCCATCGCTACTGGCGCGGAGGAGATCGCAGGTCTCTACGCCGGGATCGTCACGGTGCACGCAGATGGCACCCCGGGCACACAGCACGTCGTTGCCAACACGGCGCTCGAGGAGCTCGACGGCGCCATCCGCGCCCGCTCGACGTACCTCGTGTTCCAGGCCGTCACTGGACTCCCGCTCCAGCCCATCATCACGGGCTCGTACGTCGACACGTTCGACCAGGATTCGACGGGCACCTGGCGCTTTGTCGAGCGCAGGTTCTCCATCGGCCGTTCCGGCGATCTCACCCACCACCTAGCCCCAGGAGTCATTGGATGA
- a CDS encoding phosphatidate cytidylyltransferase codes for MTSEPSETAAVAKHSRAGRNLPAAIGVGVSLCAMIVLSLFLVKDVFVAVVVIALGIGLWELARAFAKADINIPFLPIVTGGTIMLVGAFYGGMETAAVAMALTVIGTLVWRLAEGADGFVRDVSAGIFSLSYLYLMGVFVLLMLIEEDGPWRIVAFIVATIASDTGGYIAGVLFGKHPMAPTISPKKSWEGFAGSLIVGVAAGIGTVVYGLDGRWWVGAILGVAGVVFATLGDLSESLIKRDLGIKDMGDLLPGHGGLMDRLDSLIAVAPIAWLILHTLVDVS; via the coding sequence TTGACATCTGAGCCGTCGGAGACGGCCGCAGTCGCGAAACACAGTCGCGCGGGCCGCAATCTTCCGGCCGCGATCGGCGTAGGCGTCAGCCTCTGCGCCATGATCGTCCTGTCGCTGTTTCTGGTGAAGGACGTGTTCGTCGCGGTCGTTGTGATTGCGCTGGGCATCGGCCTGTGGGAGTTGGCGCGGGCGTTCGCGAAGGCCGACATCAACATCCCGTTCCTGCCGATTGTCACCGGCGGCACGATCATGCTCGTCGGTGCCTTCTATGGCGGCATGGAGACGGCAGCAGTTGCCATGGCTCTCACGGTGATCGGCACACTCGTATGGCGTCTCGCTGAAGGCGCGGACGGATTCGTACGCGATGTCAGCGCTGGCATTTTCTCGCTGTCGTACCTCTACCTCATGGGCGTGTTCGTCCTACTGATGCTGATCGAGGAAGACGGACCGTGGCGCATCGTCGCGTTCATCGTCGCCACGATCGCCTCCGACACCGGCGGCTACATCGCAGGCGTGCTGTTCGGCAAGCATCCGATGGCGCCGACGATCAGCCCCAAGAAGTCATGGGAAGGCTTCGCCGGTTCGCTCATTGTCGGCGTGGCCGCAGGCATCGGCACCGTTGTCTACGGGCTCGATGGTCGCTGGTGGGTCGGTGCGATCCTTGGCGTCGCGGGCGTCGTCTTCGCAACGCTCGGCGACCTGTCGGAGTCCTTGATCAAGCGGGATCTCGGCATCAAGGACATGGGCGACCTGCTCCCGGGTCACGGTGGTCTGATGGATCGTCTCGACTCGTTGATTGCCGTGGCTCCGATTGCCTGGCTGATTTTGCACACCCTCGTCGACGTGTCCTGA
- the frr gene encoding ribosome recycling factor, whose amino-acid sequence MDQTLRDADSKMEKAVEHTREEFAAIRTGRAHPAMFAQITAEYYGQQTPLNQLAGFQVPEPRTVVIQPYDIGAKAAIEKAIRESDLGVNPSDDGKVLRVTLPELTEDRRKEYIKLAKTKAEEGRVAVRGARRNAKQTLDKAEKDSEISKDDNAGAEKRLDGLTKKHVDTIDDLLKNKEAELLDI is encoded by the coding sequence ATTGACCAAACCCTGCGTGACGCCGACAGCAAGATGGAGAAGGCTGTCGAGCACACCCGCGAGGAGTTCGCTGCGATCCGAACCGGACGCGCCCACCCGGCGATGTTCGCCCAGATCACGGCCGAGTACTACGGCCAGCAGACGCCACTCAACCAGCTCGCCGGGTTCCAGGTACCGGAGCCGCGCACGGTCGTCATCCAGCCGTACGACATAGGCGCCAAGGCTGCGATCGAGAAGGCCATCCGCGAATCGGATCTCGGCGTCAACCCCAGCGATGATGGCAAGGTCTTGCGCGTCACCCTGCCGGAGCTGACTGAGGACCGTCGCAAGGAATACATCAAGCTTGCCAAGACCAAGGCCGAAGAAGGCCGGGTCGCCGTACGTGGAGCGCGCCGCAACGCCAAGCAGACTCTCGACAAGGCCGAAAAGGACTCCGAGATCAGCAAGGACGACAACGCTGGTGCCGAGAAGCGCCTCGACGGCCTGACCAAGAAGCATGTCGACACGATCGACGATCTGCTCAAGAACAAAGAGGCAGAACTCCTTGACATCTGA
- the pyrH gene encoding UMP kinase codes for MDNAQLVKDSVSDKRFNRVLLKLSGEAFGGGKIGIDPDVVNGIAHQVAEAIAEGVEVAIVVGGGNFFRGAELSQRGMDRARADYIGMLGTVMNCLALQDFCEKLGIETRVQSAITMGQVAEPYIPRKAIRHLEKGRVVIFGAGAGMPYFSTDTVSAQRALEIGADAVLMSKSGVDGVYSADPRTNPDAKKYDEISFDDALRMGLKVVDAAAFALCMENKLPMIVFGMDGEGNIARVLRGEKIGTLVHAA; via the coding sequence ATGGACAACGCCCAGCTCGTCAAAGATTCAGTCTCCGACAAGCGATTCAATCGTGTGCTCCTGAAGCTGTCAGGCGAGGCCTTTGGCGGCGGCAAGATCGGTATCGATCCTGACGTCGTCAACGGCATCGCCCACCAGGTCGCCGAGGCAATTGCCGAGGGCGTCGAAGTAGCCATCGTCGTCGGTGGCGGCAACTTCTTCCGTGGAGCTGAGCTCAGCCAGCGAGGTATGGACCGGGCGCGCGCCGACTACATCGGCATGCTCGGAACTGTGATGAACTGTCTGGCATTGCAGGACTTCTGCGAGAAGCTCGGCATCGAGACGCGGGTTCAATCAGCCATCACGATGGGACAGGTCGCCGAACCGTACATCCCGCGCAAGGCGATTCGTCACCTCGAGAAGGGTCGCGTCGTCATCTTCGGCGCCGGCGCCGGTATGCCGTACTTCTCCACTGACACTGTCTCCGCACAGCGTGCACTGGAGATCGGAGCAGACGCGGTGCTGATGTCCAAGAGCGGTGTTGACGGTGTCTACTCGGCCGACCCGCGTACGAACCCTGACGCCAAGAAGTACGACGAGATCAGCTTTGATGACGCGCTGCGGATGGGCCTCAAAGTCGTCGATGCCGCCGCGTTCGCGCTGTGCATGGAGAACAAGCTCCCCATGATCGTCTTCGGAATGGATGGCGAGGGCAACATCGCCCGCGTCCTTCGTGGTGAGAAGATCGGAACGCTGGTCCACGCCGCCTAG
- the tsf gene encoding translation elongation factor Ts, with amino-acid sequence MAITAQEVKKLRDATGAGMMDAKKALTETDGDFEKAIEVLRISGAAKAAKRAEREATSGLVANFGSAIVELNSETDFVAKNEQFITLAEDLAVLADKTKPADAAAFASATLDSGKTVAEAVADLAIVIGEKIELGRVASFSDGSVVSYMHRRASDLPPAVGVLVEFDGDSHDVARGVAMQIAAMRPRYLTREDVPAEVVAKEREIAEATSREEGKPEQAIAKITEGRLNGFFKDNVLLEQASVQDNKKTVKALLDEAGVTIKRFAHIEIGA; translated from the coding sequence ATGGCAATCACTGCCCAAGAGGTCAAGAAGCTCCGCGACGCCACTGGCGCAGGAATGATGGACGCCAAGAAGGCGCTCACCGAGACTGACGGAGACTTCGAGAAGGCGATCGAGGTCCTCCGGATCTCGGGCGCCGCGAAGGCTGCCAAGCGCGCTGAGCGCGAGGCGACTTCCGGACTCGTTGCCAACTTCGGCAGCGCCATCGTCGAGCTCAACTCTGAGACCGACTTTGTCGCCAAGAACGAGCAGTTCATCACGCTCGCCGAGGACCTCGCGGTTCTCGCGGACAAGACGAAGCCTGCCGACGCTGCTGCCTTCGCCAGTGCCACTCTCGACAGCGGCAAGACCGTTGCCGAAGCGGTCGCTGACCTCGCCATCGTCATTGGCGAGAAGATCGAGCTCGGTCGCGTCGCGAGCTTCTCGGATGGCAGCGTCGTTTCGTACATGCACCGTCGCGCCAGCGACCTGCCGCCCGCTGTTGGCGTGCTCGTCGAGTTCGACGGCGACAGCCACGACGTCGCTCGCGGCGTTGCGATGCAGATCGCTGCGATGCGTCCTCGCTACCTCACTCGCGAAGACGTTCCTGCCGAGGTTGTTGCCAAGGAGCGTGAGATCGCCGAGGCGACCTCGCGTGAAGAGGGCAAGCCCGAGCAGGCGATTGCCAAGATCACCGAAGGCCGCCTCAATGGCTTCTTCAAGGACAATGTTCTGCTCGAGCAGGCGTCAGTCCAGGACAACAAGAAGACCGTCAAGGCACTCTTGGATGAGGCAGGCGTGACCATCAAGCGCTTCGCTCACATCGAGATCGGCGCCTGA
- the rpsB gene encoding 30S ribosomal protein S2 has product MAVVTMRQLLESGVHFGHQTRRWNPKMKRFIFTERNGIYIIDLQQSLAYIDAGYEFVKTTVARGGTILFVGTKRQAQEPIEEQAKRVGMPYVNQRWLGGMLTNFQTMHQRLQRMKELEEIDFDDVAGSNRTKKELLHMSREYAKLSRTLGGIRDMGRTPAAVWIVDTKKEHLAVDEAKKLGIPIIAILDTNCDPDDVDFPIPGNDDAIRSVGLLTRVIADAVAEGLIARGGSKTGEEAPGTELGAEEPLADWERELLESKAAEAAAEAPAADADAAKADDAEAPAAKKAPAKKAAAKADDAEAPAAKKAPAKKAAAKADDAEKPAAKKAPAKKVAAEKAPAKKAPAKKAAAK; this is encoded by the coding sequence ATGGCAGTAGTCACTATGCGCCAGCTGCTCGAGAGCGGCGTTCACTTCGGGCACCAGACCCGTCGTTGGAACCCCAAGATGAAGCGATTCATCTTCACCGAGCGCAACGGCATCTACATCATCGACCTCCAGCAGTCGCTCGCGTACATCGACGCCGGCTACGAGTTCGTCAAGACCACCGTCGCCCGTGGCGGCACGATCCTGTTCGTCGGCACCAAGCGCCAGGCGCAGGAGCCGATCGAGGAGCAGGCCAAGCGCGTCGGTATGCCCTACGTCAACCAGCGTTGGCTCGGCGGCATGCTCACCAACTTCCAGACGATGCACCAGCGCCTTCAGCGTATGAAGGAGCTCGAGGAGATCGACTTCGACGACGTCGCAGGCTCCAACCGCACCAAGAAGGAACTCCTTCACATGAGCCGCGAGTACGCGAAGCTTTCGCGCACTCTCGGCGGCATCCGCGACATGGGCCGCACTCCGGCCGCTGTCTGGATCGTCGACACCAAGAAGGAGCACCTCGCGGTTGACGAGGCCAAGAAGCTCGGTATCCCGATCATCGCGATCCTCGACACCAACTGCGACCCCGATGACGTCGACTTCCCGATCCCGGGCAACGACGACGCCATCCGCTCCGTTGGTCTCCTGACCCGCGTCATCGCCGACGCCGTTGCCGAGGGCCTCATCGCCCGCGGTGGCAGCAAGACCGGCGAAGAAGCACCCGGCACCGAGCTCGGCGCCGAGGAGCCCCTGGCTGACTGGGAGCGTGAGCTCCTCGAGTCGAAGGCTGCTGAAGCTGCTGCTGAGGCGCCCGCCGCTGACGCTGACGCTGCCAAGGCCGATGACGCTGAGGCACCCGCCGCCAAGAAGGCTCCGGCCAAGAAGGCTGCTGCCAAGGCTGACGACGCTGAGGCACCCGCCGCCAAGAAGGCTCCGGCCAAGAAGGCTGCTGCCAAGGCTGACGACGCTGAGAAGCCCGCCGCCAAGAAGGCTCCGGCCAAGAAGGTTGCAGCTGAGAAGGCTCCGGCCAAGAAGGCGCCCGCCAAGAAGGCCGCCGCCAAGTAG
- a CDS encoding peptidoglycan DD-metalloendopeptidase family protein has protein sequence MNRRSFLVLVLVVASLVPNGPATAGGSEPWIWPLPWHDIRQRFDKPESAYGPGHRGVDLAASVGDPVRAVAAGRVAFTGPVAGIPVVTIEHGRERSTYQPVSSPLKVGDSVAAGQEIGTLLGSPSHCAGSCLHLGRVVGKDDYLDPLELLSSGRYRLISPHGKPPAPPASGNGSLDRPVGGPVTSAFGMRVHPVTGVRKLHDGIDFGVSCGTPVHAAAAGTVVRRSRSAAYGKRIVIRHRPGLETSYNHLSRQSVSTGERVGRGTVIGRSGNTGLSTGCHLHFMVVKNGHAVNPSKFL, from the coding sequence ATGAATCGTCGATCGTTCCTCGTGCTCGTTCTGGTGGTGGCATCGCTCGTACCCAATGGTCCGGCCACCGCTGGCGGGTCCGAACCGTGGATCTGGCCATTGCCTTGGCATGACATACGACAGCGATTCGACAAACCCGAGAGCGCGTACGGTCCCGGCCACCGCGGCGTCGATCTGGCCGCATCGGTCGGCGACCCAGTGCGAGCCGTCGCGGCAGGTCGAGTCGCCTTTACAGGGCCAGTAGCCGGGATTCCGGTCGTCACGATTGAGCACGGCCGGGAACGTTCTACCTACCAGCCCGTCTCGTCACCTCTGAAAGTCGGCGACTCCGTCGCGGCGGGGCAGGAGATCGGGACGTTGCTCGGCTCACCGAGTCATTGCGCCGGGTCGTGCCTCCATCTCGGCAGGGTTGTTGGGAAGGATGACTATCTCGATCCCCTCGAACTGCTCTCCAGCGGTCGATACCGACTCATCAGCCCCCACGGCAAGCCACCGGCACCGCCGGCCTCGGGCAACGGCTCCCTTGATCGTCCCGTTGGCGGTCCGGTCACGTCTGCTTTCGGTATGCGAGTCCACCCGGTGACCGGGGTGCGAAAGCTGCACGACGGCATCGACTTCGGCGTTTCGTGCGGCACGCCGGTTCACGCAGCAGCGGCCGGAACCGTAGTCCGACGTTCACGCAGCGCCGCGTACGGCAAGCGGATCGTCATCAGGCACCGACCGGGCCTTGAGACGTCCTACAACCACCTGAGCAGGCAGTCAGTCTCAACCGGCGAGCGAGTGGGACGCGGCACGGTCATCGGGCGCTCAGGCAACACGGGCTTGTCGACCGGATGCCACTTGCACTTCATGGTCGTCAAGAACGGCCACGCAGTGAACCCCTCGAAGTTCCTTTAG
- a CDS encoding tyrosine recombinase XerC: MTESTQDELGEAWARVLAEYERHLVSERDLSVHSVRAYVTDLHALAVHAERLGITEPSGMTIRTLRSWLANLQSLGKARTTMARRAASARVFTAWLVRTGRATADPGALLASPKARRELPGALTQTEMRAVLDASLAELADEGPRGQRDLAILELLYATGIRVGELVGLDVDDLDRGRRVVRVFGKGRKERSVPYGAPAADALELWLSSGRPAMTSGDPAVFVGMRGSRIDPRAVRRIVHERLGAVEGGPDLGPHGLRHTAATHLLEGGADLRSVQEILGHASLGTTQIYTHVSNDRLKAAFKLAHPRA, translated from the coding sequence ATGACCGAGTCGACACAGGATGAGCTCGGCGAGGCGTGGGCGCGCGTCCTCGCTGAATACGAGCGCCATCTGGTGTCCGAGCGAGATCTGTCCGTGCACTCGGTGCGCGCGTATGTCACTGACCTGCACGCCCTGGCAGTGCACGCTGAGCGCCTAGGCATCACCGAGCCCTCCGGCATGACGATTCGTACGCTCCGAAGCTGGCTCGCCAATTTGCAGTCACTCGGCAAAGCGCGCACGACGATGGCTCGCCGCGCTGCGTCGGCACGCGTGTTCACCGCCTGGTTGGTCCGTACCGGACGTGCCACAGCCGATCCGGGTGCGCTGTTGGCCAGCCCGAAGGCGCGGCGCGAACTTCCGGGTGCGCTGACACAGACCGAGATGCGGGCCGTGCTCGATGCGTCACTGGCCGAGCTGGCCGATGAAGGACCGCGTGGGCAACGCGATCTGGCAATCCTCGAGCTGCTCTACGCCACGGGCATTCGTGTGGGTGAGCTCGTGGGACTCGACGTCGACGATTTGGATCGTGGCCGCCGTGTTGTTCGAGTGTTCGGCAAGGGCCGCAAGGAGCGTTCCGTGCCCTACGGTGCTCCGGCCGCAGATGCCCTAGAGCTCTGGCTCAGCAGCGGCCGTCCCGCGATGACATCCGGTGATCCAGCCGTGTTCGTCGGAATGCGGGGGAGCCGCATCGATCCCCGAGCTGTTCGCCGGATCGTGCACGAGCGACTAGGCGCAGTCGAGGGTGGCCCAGACCTCGGCCCCCACGGCCTGCGGCACACGGCCGCGACACATCTCCTTGAAGGAGGCGCTGATTTGCGCAGCGTTCAAGAGATCCTCGGACACGCCTCGCTGGGTACGACCCAGATTTACACCCACGTCAGCAACGACCGCCTCAAAGCGGCCTTCAAGCTCGCGCATCCCAGGGCCTAA
- a CDS encoding EAL domain-containing protein → MTRQWWQLYLGGGALALIAYPAMPAGVPQDAFYVAVGASCVAAIMVGVRLRRPSRRLPWLLMAGGQLSWVSADVLYSWYEAAGRADLFPTPADGLYIAAYPLLGAGLAVLIRLRRRGPDPAGLIDSVIVTVSFGLLSWVLVAESLINGTDAPWIDRLVAVAYPAGDILLLALLALLITTAGARTAAFRFLTGAVLLQILADSVFAATELSGGYNEALDLLWLASYVLWGAAALHPSMTQLGDSTTQEPQPLSPRRVIALTAAVLVAPLTLAAQLAVGDPGDAWAVVVCSTALFLLVVARMSLAIREVVATASQRDQLQGVLSHEVAHDSLTGLANRASVLAQVEAALHRGQRAGTLSALLFIDLDRFKAVNDKFGHRAGDEVLRETARRMRQCARDGDTVGRLGGDEFAVLLELLSSESEAIDLADRIVEALAVPFDVGGINITVGASVGIAYSMDAGTKAAQLLHEADVASHRAREAGRGRSHVFGDALRRELSEQNAIETALGAALANGEFVLYYQPVVAVETGDVEGYEALIRWPRPGLGLQQPDTFIPVAEKSDLICDIDRWGLREATRQLAQWSEDEPERYADLTVAVNISGRHLADVGIISDVTGALASSGLAAHRLVLEITESVLIDVPAATAHLVALREMGISISIDDFGTGYTSIAQLQQLPVDTLKIDRQFVTSTVAGARDLLMLMVNAAHSCGLSVVAEGVETDDQLEALRALSVDSVQGFLLARPQPADVVQGRLGTVRDAQGLQLRTEG, encoded by the coding sequence GTGACCAGGCAGTGGTGGCAGCTCTACTTGGGTGGGGGCGCGTTGGCGCTGATCGCCTATCCCGCCATGCCGGCAGGCGTCCCGCAAGACGCGTTCTACGTGGCTGTCGGGGCCTCGTGTGTCGCAGCCATCATGGTCGGAGTTCGACTGCGCCGCCCCAGCCGGCGCCTGCCGTGGCTACTCATGGCCGGGGGTCAACTCTCGTGGGTCTCGGCAGACGTGCTGTACAGCTGGTACGAGGCGGCGGGCCGCGCTGACCTGTTCCCGACCCCCGCTGACGGGCTCTACATCGCCGCATACCCGCTACTGGGCGCCGGTTTGGCAGTGCTCATCCGTCTCCGTCGCAGAGGGCCCGACCCGGCTGGGCTGATCGACAGTGTCATCGTCACGGTCAGCTTCGGCCTTCTGTCGTGGGTGTTGGTGGCCGAGTCGCTCATCAATGGGACTGACGCGCCGTGGATTGACCGGTTGGTTGCCGTTGCCTACCCGGCAGGCGACATCTTGCTTTTGGCACTTCTGGCGCTGCTCATCACCACGGCGGGAGCGCGGACCGCTGCGTTTCGCTTCCTCACTGGGGCAGTACTGCTCCAGATCCTCGCTGACAGCGTGTTCGCCGCGACCGAACTGAGCGGAGGCTACAACGAGGCACTGGACCTCTTGTGGCTCGCGTCCTACGTGTTGTGGGGTGCGGCGGCCCTGCATCCCTCGATGACTCAATTGGGTGACTCGACCACGCAGGAGCCGCAGCCACTCAGCCCCCGACGCGTCATCGCTCTGACGGCTGCCGTTCTGGTAGCACCCCTGACACTGGCAGCCCAGTTGGCCGTCGGCGACCCAGGCGACGCTTGGGCCGTCGTGGTTTGTTCGACAGCTCTCTTCCTGCTCGTCGTCGCGCGGATGAGTCTGGCAATCAGGGAGGTCGTCGCCACGGCGTCGCAGCGCGACCAACTCCAGGGCGTGCTGTCCCACGAGGTCGCGCACGACTCGCTGACCGGACTCGCCAATCGTGCCTCGGTGCTCGCCCAGGTCGAGGCTGCTCTGCACCGCGGACAGCGCGCCGGGACGCTCTCGGCGTTGCTGTTCATCGACCTTGACCGATTCAAAGCCGTCAACGACAAGTTCGGGCACCGCGCGGGTGATGAAGTGCTGAGGGAGACGGCGCGACGAATGCGCCAATGCGCTCGCGACGGTGACACGGTCGGTCGTCTGGGCGGCGACGAGTTCGCCGTCCTTCTTGAGCTGCTGAGCTCTGAGTCGGAGGCAATCGATCTGGCCGACCGAATCGTCGAGGCTCTGGCTGTTCCGTTCGATGTCGGCGGGATCAACATCACCGTCGGGGCAAGTGTCGGGATCGCCTACAGCATGGATGCTGGAACAAAGGCTGCTCAGTTGCTCCACGAGGCCGACGTCGCGAGTCACCGAGCGAGGGAGGCCGGGCGTGGTCGATCACATGTGTTCGGTGACGCGCTTCGTCGCGAGCTGAGTGAGCAGAACGCGATCGAAACCGCGCTTGGCGCAGCTCTCGCAAACGGAGAGTTCGTCCTGTACTACCAGCCGGTCGTCGCTGTCGAAACCGGTGACGTGGAGGGGTACGAAGCACTGATTCGCTGGCCGAGGCCAGGCCTCGGCTTGCAGCAGCCCGACACCTTCATCCCGGTTGCGGAGAAGTCTGACCTGATCTGTGACATCGACCGTTGGGGTCTACGGGAGGCGACTCGTCAGCTTGCCCAGTGGTCAGAGGACGAGCCCGAGCGGTACGCGGACCTCACTGTCGCAGTCAACATCTCGGGCCGACATCTCGCGGATGTCGGGATCATCAGCGACGTCACGGGCGCACTTGCCAGCTCCGGATTGGCGGCCCACCGCCTCGTGTTAGAAATCACCGAGAGCGTGCTCATCGACGTGCCAGCCGCCACCGCGCACCTCGTCGCGCTCAGAGAGATGGGTATCTCGATCAGCATTGACGACTTCGGTACCGGCTACACATCCATCGCCCAGCTCCAGCAGCTTCCGGTCGACACGCTCAAGATCGACCGACAGTTCGTCACGTCCACAGTGGCTGGAGCACGGGACCTGCTGATGCTCATGGTCAATGCGGCTCACAGTTGCGGTCTGAGTGTGGTGGCTGAGGGGGTCGAGACAGATGACCAGCTTGAGGCCTTGCGCGCCCTGTCGGTCGACTCGGTGCAGGGCTTCTTGTTGGCACGTCCGCAGCCAGCCGATGTCGTCCAGGGGCGACTCGGCACCGTTCGAGACGCTCAGGGGCTACAGCTGCGGACCGAGGGCTGA
- the dprA gene encoding DNA-processing protein DprA yields the protein MTEKQDRLALSLIAEPGDPRLRDLLAHHEPGRIVAGARGDSSVRVPAGWSDRALGMRTALDEVKARAKASGLRWLCPDDPGWPTSLSDLDHIEPLHGTAGAPIGLWIRGNGNLAQLTEESVAIVGARDCTTYGAESASELAADCTDAGFTIVSGAAFGVDGCAHRGALLMNKPTVAVLACGADVDYPAGHGALIAAIADTGLVVSEQMPGAHPLKGRFLSRNRIIAALSQGTVVIEAAVRSGSLNTLNWADQLGRTTMALPGPVTSKQSSGTHESIRTGKAVLVTNGKNVVEELRGLGAETSTPEAIPSTEFDRLPPAARKTLDGVDWRIGRSLTEIASGVRLTAREVQTSLDLLERRGLVVRFGSGWILARRADVG from the coding sequence GTGACGGAGAAGCAGGATCGATTGGCGTTGAGTCTGATCGCCGAACCCGGTGATCCTCGTCTTCGCGACCTGCTCGCACACCACGAACCCGGGCGCATCGTGGCGGGTGCGCGGGGCGACTCGAGCGTGCGTGTTCCGGCTGGGTGGTCCGACAGAGCGTTGGGCATGCGCACTGCGCTGGACGAGGTCAAGGCGCGGGCCAAGGCGAGTGGTCTGCGATGGCTGTGCCCGGACGACCCAGGCTGGCCCACCTCGCTATCTGACCTCGATCACATCGAGCCGCTGCATGGCACGGCGGGCGCTCCGATCGGCCTGTGGATCCGCGGCAATGGGAATCTTGCTCAGCTGACAGAGGAGAGTGTGGCCATCGTCGGGGCTCGGGACTGCACGACATATGGTGCCGAGTCAGCCTCTGAGCTCGCAGCGGACTGCACGGACGCAGGCTTCACGATTGTCAGCGGAGCGGCTTTCGGAGTCGATGGATGTGCCCACCGAGGCGCCCTGCTCATGAACAAGCCGACAGTTGCGGTTCTCGCCTGCGGAGCCGACGTTGACTACCCGGCAGGACACGGCGCATTGATCGCTGCAATCGCCGACACCGGTCTGGTGGTGAGTGAGCAAATGCCAGGCGCCCATCCGCTCAAGGGGCGGTTCTTGTCGCGCAACCGGATCATTGCCGCGCTGAGTCAGGGCACGGTCGTCATCGAAGCGGCGGTGCGCAGCGGCTCGCTCAACACGCTCAACTGGGCTGACCAACTTGGCCGCACAACGATGGCGCTGCCCGGACCGGTCACTTCGAAGCAGTCGTCAGGCACGCACGAATCCATTCGCACCGGCAAGGCTGTGCTCGTGACGAATGGAAAGAACGTCGTCGAAGAGTTGCGAGGTCTTGGAGCAGAGACGTCCACGCCGGAAGCCATTCCCAGTACAGAGTTCGATCGACTTCCACCCGCAGCACGCAAGACCCTCGACGGGGTCGACTGGAGAATCGGACGCTCGCTGACGGAGATTGCGTCTGGGGTGCGGCTCACGGCTCGTGAAGTGCAGACCTCGCTCGATCTGCTCGAACGTCGAGGTTTGGTCGTGCGCTTCGGGTCGGGCTGGATCCTCGCGCGGCGCGCCGACGTCGGCTGA